Proteins co-encoded in one Saccharomyces mikatae IFO 1815 strain IFO1815 genome assembly, chromosome: 14 genomic window:
- the IPI3 gene encoding chromatin-binding/pre-rRNA-processing protein IPI3 (similar to Saccharomyces cerevisiae IPI3 (YNL182C); ancestral locus Anc_2.73) gives MDEQVIFTTNTSGTISSVHSFEQVNLRQCSTQSRNSCVQVGSKYLFVAQAQKALINVYNLSGSFKRESVEQRLPLPEILKCLEVVQNTGMQYDRIQGVAHNLPEFNLPYLLLGSTESGKLYIWELNSGSLLNVKPMAHYQSITKIKSILNGKYIITSGNDSRVILWQTVDLVSASNDDPKPICILHDHTLPVTDFQVSSSQGKFLSCTDTKLFTASQDATIRCYDLSLIGSKEKQETNGINGSIGKTPALLATFTTPYAIKSLVLDPADRACYIGTEDGCFTLNLFYKLKGNTVVNLLQSAGTNTIKKSRVFSLVQRSLVRGGENQDLDALYTMGQLVCDNLLNSNVSCLEISMDGTLLLVGDTEGKVSIAEIYSKQVIRTIQTLTTSQASVGAVTNLLVNPYRLGNDSQLFGEETKEKRSGNGNGHNSMKIPNLQRVIFDSKNKAHLHDIWYQIGEPETETDPDLALPLNNFEAYLEQIKSQESMFTHIGKISSDVRVVDNEVNTASSLDNNTAKDEEITELKANIEALTHAYKELRGMHEKLYEEHQQVLHKP, from the coding sequence ATGGACGAGCAAGTCATTTTCACAACAAATACCTCAGGAACGATTTCTTCTGTGCACTCGTTTGAGCAAGTAAATTTGAGGCAATGTTCAACTCAATCAAGAAATAGTTGTGTTCAAGTAGGTAGTAAGTATTTATTTGTTGCTCAGGCACAAAAAGCTTTAATCAATGTCTACAATTTGTCAGGTTCTTTTAAGAGAGAGTCTGTTGAACAGCGCTTGCCATTACCTGAAATCCTAAAATGTTTAGAAGTGGTTCAAAATACCGGTATGCAGTATGATAGAATTCAAGGTGTAGCTCATAATTTACCAGAATTTAATCTTCCGTATTTGTTGCTTGGTTCCACCGAATCTGGTAAACTGTACATATGGGAACTGAATTCAGGGTCACTGTTGAACGTGAAGCCTATGGCTCATTATCAAAGTATCACCAAGATCAAATCTATTTTGAATGGGAAATATATAATTACTTCAGGTAATGATTCGAGAGTTATTTTATGGCAGACAGTCGATTTAGTATCAGCCTCCAATGATGATCCTAAGCCCATATGTATCCTTCACGATCATACATTGCCTGTGACAGATTTTCAAGTTTCCTCTAGTCAAGGAAAATTCTTATCGTGCACTGATACGAAATTATTCACGGCATCGCAAGATGCTACCATTAGGTGCTATGATTTGAGTCTAATAGGCTCCAAGGAGAAACAGGAAACAAACGGAATAAATGGTAGTATTGGTAAAACACCTGCATTACTTGCTACATTTACGACACCTTATGCTATTAAATCTTTAGTTCTCGATCCTGCTGACAGAGCATGCTATATCGGTACTGAAGATGGCTGTTTTACACTAAATTTGTTCTATAAGTTAAAGGGAAACACCGTTGTTAATCTCTTACAGTCTGCAGGAACcaatacaataaaaaaaagcagaGTTTTTTCTCTGGTACAACGGAGTTTAGTCAGGGGTGGTGAAAATCAGGATCTAGATGCACTATATACGATGGGTCAACTTGTCTGTGATAATCTTCTGAATTCGAACGTGTCCTGTCTAGAAATATCAATGGATGGTACACTATTATTAGTTGGTGACACAGAGGGAAAGGTTTCTATTGCGGAAATCTACTCAAAACAGGTTATTAGAACTATTCAAACTTTAACTACGTCGCAAGCTTCTGTTGGAGCAGTGACGAACCTCTTAGTCAATCCTTATAGGCTTGGAAATGACAGCCAACTATTTGgagaagaaacaaaggAGAAACGTTCTGGTAATGGTAACGGTCACAACTCTATGAAGATACCAAATTTACAAAGAGTTATTTTCGATAGTAAAAACAAAGCTCATTTACATGATATCTGGTATCAGATAGGAGAACCAGAAACGGAGACAGATCCAGACCTTGCGTTACCACTTAATAACTTCGAAGCTTATTTGGAACAGATTAAATCACAAGAATCCATGTTCACACACATTGGTAAAATTTCAAGTGATGTAAGAGTGGTTGATAATGAAGTCAACACCGCCTCATCTTTGGACAACAATACCgcaaaagatgaagaaattaccGAACTTAAAGCCAATATAGAAGCATTAACACACGCTTACAAAGAGTTACGTGGTATGCACGAAAAGCTGTACGAGGAACATCAGCAGGTACTCCACAAGCCATAA
- the NPR1 gene encoding serine/threonine protein kinase NPR1 (similar to Saccharomyces cerevisiae PRR2 (YDL214C) and NPR1 (YNL183C); ancestral locus Anc_2.71), with protein MSSLTRLLQEKRKNETSKSSPRTSADTLTSTPESQPLDIQARNRSSSHVSSVSNSSSNRIRATVPVPGSVTTVTQIYSEEDSSSTAGSSLDDRNQFSSSFLNSNFAHTASFYGTSAQSKERFGSLMNDQGAAGFSSYGGSLAAQNRITSRLSATSHTSGRAIPSLSSSIPYSVPNSNKDNNSSNSNSSSLSSSWLETYAGGMPNNISAIDSNVISSPKVDSVEPRFVISKQKLQKASMDSNNANTTQARSISRSGSFSSQLGNFFFSKNSKESSNPNSAGMSFPVNSNGPSPNIKNPNATNGSTAIPKPIRARQSSIYSASRQPTGSYTDNFYGSPSSVHDHLPPSQSVPRSQHSSIGDLKRFFKKSSSNNLSSNNNNAIPNGSPLSNGIPVPSHSHSSSHCASGNNPYSTSYNGNGDTIYSHNHGVSGIPFSKRYIKTGADLGAGAGGSVKLAQRISDNQIFAVKEFRTRFENESKRDYVKKITSEYCIGTTLNHPNIIETIEIVYENDRILQVMEYCEYDLFAIVMSNKMSYEEICCCFKQILTGVQYLHSIGLAHRDLKLDNCVINEEGIVKLIDFGAAVVFSYPFSKNLVEASGIVGSDPYLAPEVCIFAKYDPRPVDIWSSAIIFACMILKKFPWKIPKLRDNSFKLFCSGRDCDSLSSLVTRTPDPPSYDESHSTEKKKPEGSSNNVSDPNNVNIGPQRLLHSLPEETQHIIGRMIDLAPACRGSIEEIMEDSWIRSIDMCHLVEEDLSFKVVRGEDHHHTQVDQSEAHIAGLEKKKKKQNNQ; from the coding sequence ATGTCTTCGTTAACTAGATTGTTACaagaaaaacgaaaaaacgAAACCTCGAAGTCATCACCGAGAACTTCTGCTGATACACTGACCTCAACACCTGAGTCACAACCGCTCGACATTCAAGCAAGGAATAGGAGCAGCAGTCATGTTAGTAGCGTGAGCAATAGTAGCAGTAATCGTATTAGAGCTACCGTACCAGTTCCTGGAAGTGTTACAACTGTTACTCAAATATACTCAGAAGAGGATTCTTCATCTACGGCCGGTTCCTCTCTAGATGATAGAAATCAGTTTTCCTCAAGTTTTCTTAATTCAAACTTTGCCCATACTGCATCATTCTATGGTACAAGTGCACAAAGCAAAGAGAGGTTCGGGTCTTTAATGAACGACCAGGGTGCAGCTGGATTTTCCTCCTATGGTGGTTCTCTTGCTGCACAGAATAGAATTACAAGTAGATTATCTGCCACGTCGCATACTTCGGGAAGGGCTATTCCTTCTTTGTCATCAAGTATACCTTACTCCGTCCCAAATTCTAACAAGGACAACAACAGCTCTAATAGTAACAGCTCTTCTTTATCCTCCTCATGGCTCGAAACATATGCAGGTGGTATGCCTAATAATATTTCAGCAATTGATTCTAATGTTATATCCTCTCCGAAGGTAGATAGTGTCGAGCCACGTTTCGTTATTTCCAAACAAAAGCTTCAAAAAGCATCAATGGATAGTAATAATGCCAATACTACTCAAGCAAGATCTATTTCTCGTTCAggttcattttcttcacaacttggaaattttttcttttccaaaaactcAAAAGAATCTTCAAATCCAAACTCTGCAGGCATGTCTTTTCCTGTTAATTCAAATGGCCCATCTCCTAACATTAAAAATCCCAATGCTACAAATGGTTCAACGGCTATCCCTAAACCTATCCGTGCAAGGCAAAGCAGTATATATTCTGCGTCAAGACAACCAACTGGCTCGTACACAGATAATTTTTACGGTTCTCCTTCGTCTGTTCATGACCATTTACCCCCAAGCCAAAGCGTTCCAAGGTCGCAACATTCTTCCATTGGTGATTTAAAGaggtttttcaaaaaaagttctAGCAATAATCTTTCCTcgaataacaacaatgcAATCCCGAATGGATCGCCTCTTTCTAACGGAATACCTGTTCCATCGCATTCCCATTCATCATCCCATTGTGCAAGTGGTAACAACCCCTACTCCACTAGCTATAACGGAAATGGAGATACTATTTATTCTCATAATCATGGCGTTTCAGGGATTCCGTTTTCAAAGAGATACATTAAAACAGGGGCTGATCTAGGTGCTGGAGCAGGGGGGTCCGTTAAATTGGCTCAAAGAATCTCGGATAACCAAATATTTGCAGTAAAAGAATTTAGAActagatttgaaaatgaatcaAAAAGAGATTAtgtcaagaaaataacatcTGAATACTGTATTGGTACAACTCTGAACCATCcaaatattattgaaacaattgaaatCGTGTACGAAAATGATAGAATTCTCCAAGTAATGGAATATTGTGAATACGATTTATTTGCTATTGTAATGAGTAATAAGATGTcttatgaagaaatttgttgttgttttaaACAAATACTTACTGGTGTACAATATTTGCATAGTATTGGCTTGGCTCACAGAGATTTAAAGCTAGATAATTGTGTTATAAACGAAGAAGGTATTGTAAAACTAATTGATTTCGGTGCAGCTGTAGTTTTTTCGTATCCGTTCTCCAAAAATCTTGTCGAAGCAAGTGGAATTGTTGGTAGCGATCCGTATTTAGCACCGGAAGTTTGTATATTTGCCAAGTATGACCCACGTCCCGTAGACATTTGGTCTTCAGCAATTATTTTTGCATGtatgatattgaagaaatttccaTGGAAGATCCCAAAACTTAGAGATAATTCATTCAAATTATTTTGTTCTGGACGTGATTGCGATTCTTTAAGTAGTTTGGTGACAAGAACTCCTGATCCTCCTTCATATGACGAATCGCACTCtactgaaaagaagaaaccgGAaggttcttcaaataatgTATCAGATCCTAATAATGTTAATATTGGACCGCAAAGATTATTGCATTCATTACCGGAAGAAACTCAGCATATCATTGGACGCATGATTGATTTGGCACCTGCATGTAGAGGAAGTATCGAAGAAATCATGGAAGATTCTTGGATTCGAAGCATTGATATGTGCCATCtggttgaagaagatttatCGTTCAAAGTGGTTAGAGGAGAAGACCATCATCACACACAAGTTGATCAAAGTGAAGCGCATATTGCAGGCctcgaaaagaaaaagaaaaaacaaaataatcaatAA
- the RHO5 gene encoding Rho family GTPase RHO5 (similar to Saccharomyces cerevisiae RHO5 (YNL180C); ancestral locus Anc_2.75) has translation MRSIKCVIIGDGAVGKTSLLISYTTNSFPTDYVPTVFDNYSTTIAIPTAISNGPLELGNGTGRRGSLSSASSSPSTERKLYKINLWDTAGQEDYDRLRPLCYPQTDIFLICFSVSEHASFANVTEKWLPELKQTSNIESSSLYTKVRKYPILLVGTKSDLRDDLETQKKLQETNSDYVSQEEIDKLVQEYGFMGYTECSAATQAGVREVFEHAVRYAIYEPESTNQKSANHTLTDELTSATTNTNGDKNIQQQKQQPHHNNSTDSTLPNDNPPHEKEALNIKPTKKEHKDKTHEQSKTKGTKIASKAHCSKQTKSKMKNEKKKKKSKCVIL, from the coding sequence ATGAGGTCCATTAAGTGCGTCATAATCGGTGATGGTGCAGTAGGAAAAACGTCACTTCTAATATCATATACTACCAATTCATTCCCAACCGACTATGTTCCAACGGTTTTTGATAATTATTCTACCACAATAGCTATCCCTACCGCAATTTCCAACGGCCCCTTAGAACTTGGAAATGGTACCGGTAGGAGAGGATCACTTTCCTCTGCCAGTTCTTCACCAAGTacagaaagaaaactataTAAAATCAATTTATGGGATACTGCAGGACAGGAAGATTACGATCGTTTAAGACCGTTATGTTACCCTCAAACtgatattttcttaatttGTTTCTCGGTAAGTGAACATGCCAGCTTTGCCAATGTCACAGAAAAGTGGCTACCTGAACTAAAACAGACTTCTAATATTGAAAGTTCTTCCCTTTATACTAAAGTAAGGAAATATCCCATTTTACTGGTGGGTACCAAAAGCGATCTAAGAGATGATTTGGAAACCCAGAAAAAGTTACAAGAAACAAACTCTGATTATGTATCTCAAGAGGAAATAGATAAACTCGTACAAGAATACGGGTTTATGGGGTACACCGAATGTTCTGCTGCTACACAAGCAGGCGTCCGAGAAGTTTTTGAGCATGCAGTAAGATACGCTATTTATGAGCCGGAATCTACTAACCAAAAATCAGCAAATCATACCCTGACTGATGAACTAACGAGTGCAACAACCAACACCAACGGAGACAAGAAtattcaacaacaaaaacagCAACCACatcataataatagtacAGATAGCACCCTTCCGAATGATAACCCACCACATGAGAAGGAAGCGCTTAATATCAAGCCTACGAAAAAGGAACATAAGGACAAAACTCACGAACAATCAAAAACCAAAGGCACCAAGATAGCTTCAAAGGCTCACTGCAGTAAACAAACTAAATcgaagatgaaaaatgaaaagaagaaaaagaaatcaaagtgTGTGATACTTTAA
- the PBR1 gene encoding putative oxidoreductase (similar to Saccharomyces cerevisiae YNL181W; ancestral locus Anc_2.74), with the protein MPLNIIGTALIDGTDKIPYYQTLKRVAPYALGAGAIKYWSRGPSNTWERKLHGKVYIVTGATSQGMGTSVAYKMAELGAQLIILTREVDEWVTDWCEDLRESTKNELIFVEKCDLSSLWEIRKFATNWLDNSPPRRLDGVIVMSGDMEPWGIPKISLPQRRSSKDGLELQIATNYVAIFHLLNLLQPSFKAQPPDRDVRIILATCWLQVVGDINIEDPLWQNAKYESALKFFASSKLQLGLSMMELQRKISEDIKNQKTNDTERTGKNVTITMVQPGTMRSTSLRRVISNGSVTLLIIVYCILLYPILWLFTKSGRRGDQSFLYALMTPELEEINLKDVRAKYISDCSIVKFARKEFDDEKLQKKLFQNTERDILQLEKKIAAKRNANKKEEKGTKKKSQRKSKKDD; encoded by the coding sequence atgcCCTTGAATATTATTGGAACTGCCCTTATTGATGGGACTGATAAAATTCCTTACTATCAAACACTCAAAAGGGTGGCTCCCTATGCATTAGGTGCTGGTGCCATTAAATACTGGTCAAGAGGACCATCAAATACGTGGGAAAGAAAGTTGCATGGAAAAGTTTATATAGTTACTGGTGCTACATCTCAAGGAATGGGAACATCTGTAGCTTATAAAATGGCAGAATTAGGCGCACAATTAATCATCTTAACCCGGGAAGTAGACGAATGGGTCACAGATTGGTGCGAAGACTTACGTGAAAGTACAAAAAACGAGTTGATTTTTGTAGAAAAGTGCGACTTAAGCAGTTTATGGGAAATTCGTAAATTTGCCACAAATTGGCTGGATAATTCGCCACCTAGAAGATTAGATGGTGTCATTGTTATGTCTGGTGATATGGAGCCATGGGGTATTCCAAAAATATCTTTACCACAGAGAAGATCATCTAAGGATGGTTTAGAATTACAAATCGCTACAAATTATGTAGCAATTTTCCATCTTTTAAACTTACTACAGCCTAGTTTCAAGGCTCAACCGCCTGATAGAGATGTAAGAATCATTCTTGCTACATGTTGGTTACAGGTTGTGGGTGATATCAACATAGAAGATCCTCTATGGCAAAATGCCAAATATGAAAGTGCCTTGAAATTTTTCGCAAGCAGTAAACTACAATTAGGATTAAGCATGATGGaattacaaagaaaaatttcagaagacatcaaaaatcaaaagacaAATGACACTGAAAGAACAGGTAAAAATGTTACTATTACTATGGTTCAACCGGGTACCATGCGATCCACCAGTCTACGTCGGGTCATTAGCAATGGTTCGGTGACATTATTAATCATAGTGTACTGCATTCTATTGTACCCCATTTTGTGGTTGTTCACAAAGAGCGGTCGCCGTGGTGACCAAAGTTTCTTGTACGCCTTGATGACACCGGAACTAGAGGAAATAAATCTTAAAGACGTGAGAGCTAAGTATATTTCAGACTGTTCAATTGTGAAATTTGCTCGTAAAGAATTCGATGACGAGAAATTGCAGAAGAAATTATTCCAAAACACTGAAAGAGATATATTGCaactggaaaagaaaatcgcagcaaaaagaaatgccaataaaaaagaggagaaaggaacaaagaagaaaagtcaGCGCAAGAGTAAAAAAGATGATTAG